GCAAACTCGTGATTGGCAAAAACCACAGACAAAGGAGTGGCTTTTTCACCCTTCTTGTGACAATGCGGCAGAAATGCCAACAATCAAATCTTTAACTTTACGGGCGTCCAGCTTACCCTTACCTAATGGACAAGTAGGAGTATTTTTAGAAAATCGTCAACCTCTATTAGATATAAATCAAGCACGCGATCGCTCTTTTTCTGATTTAGCTCATGAACTCAGAACACCGCTGACTTCAATTCGGCTGGTTGCAGAAACGTTACAAAACCGCTTGGAACCACCTTTAGATCGCTGGGTTAAGCGCCTGATGCAGGAAGTTGATCGGCTGATTAGCTTGGTGCAAAGCTGGTTAGAACTAACGCAAATGGAAACCAATCCCACCATTCAATTGCAGCCTGAAGCAGTGGAAGTGCGATCGCTCATTACCTCTGTCTGGGAAACGCTAGAACCATTGGCACAGAAACAAAATTTGTCTCTTAACTATTCTGGCCCAGAAAATCTTTGGATAAAAGTAGATAAAAGCCGTATTCACCAAGTTTTTCTGAATTTGTTAGACAACAGCATCAAGTACAGTCTTCCGCAGACAACCATTTACGTCCAGGCTAAAATCTTATCGACAAAGGAGACTGATAAAAGCGCTCCTGCTTCCCCAGTTTTAGAAATAAATCTTATTGATTCTGGAGTTGGTTTTTCTCAAGCAGATTTGCCCCATGTTTTTGAGCGATTTTATCGCGGGGATCAAGCACGGACTCACTCACCATTAAAAGATAGTAATTCGATAAGAGCGATTGTTGGTAATGGTTTGGGTTTGGCGATCGTCCGACAAATTGTTCTCGCTCACCGTGGTTCAATTAAAGCTATGAACCATCCAGAAACTGGTGGTGCATGGATGCAAATTCAACTTCCTGAAGCTGTGGCAAACTCCCTTGGCCAAGACTATAGTTAAAAATATCTTCACGTTTGAGACTACAAGTGTGAAAGCTGTCCGTTTTATTCCCCATCCTCAAAGACCTCAGCTAGCACGCGCCATTAGGCGCTTAGAACGGGATGTATTACGCATGGGAGCTTTGGTAGAACAATCATTTCGCCTTAGCCACCAAGCGTTATTTTCCCGCGATTTAACAGCAGCAGAGGAACTTCCTCGATTAGATAAAAAAATTGATCGCTTTTATAGACAAATAGAATCAGACTGTACGGCAATAATGACGCTGCAAGCACCTACAGCTCAAGATTTGCGTTGCTTGAGTGCTTTTATGCAGCTAGTGCGAGACTTAGAGCGCATTGGCGATTACGCCAAGGATCTCGCTAAGATTGCGATTAAAATCTTTCCTTATCCACCTCATGCGTCTTTACCAGAGATTGCAGTCATGTCTCACCACGCACAGGCGATGTTAGCAACCAGCTTAGTGGCTTTGGCAGATTTGGATGAAGCCGGTGGGCGAAACATAAAGCATCTGGATGACACTGTAGACGATGCCTACGATCGCCTTTATCATACTTTAGCCCACCAGCGAGATGTTCAAGGCGTGGTCGAGCCAATTGTACTGCTGGCGCTAGCGATTCGTTGTCTGGAACGTATGGCAGATCATGCCACAAATATCGGTCAAAGAGTGGCATATATTGTCACCGGCCAACGCTCTTAGTTAGACGTAGAGAATAGAAAATTACAAGCTAGTTGTATGCAAAAAGAACTTTGAGCGGAGGAGGCCATTGCTCTAAGCTTCGGGATAATCACGGCAGTTGCTACAACTACAGAAACTAAACCAATGGACTACTTACCTATTGGAGGAACTGGCGTAATCAGTAATTTACGCATTGTGCCAGCCCCTTGCTTTCGCTAGCTCACTCTTCTGGAATGATAATACAGTTTTTTCTACAAATACCACTATAGATAGATGTTAAATTAAAATCAAGTTTGATTAATGTTGAGCTATATATAATACTTGTTTCAGTATTATTACTTAATTATCTTATTTTTTTGTTATTTATATTACATTTAAAATAAAAATTAACTAACTAATATACATTTCACGAAAAGCTTACCTGTTCTTAAACTTACAGGATTAGAGTAACCAGATATAACCTCAAGGCTGTTTTATATCTGACTAAGTGATAAAGCTGGGTAATTTATAAAATTCAATTTCAATTATTTAATATAAAATTTTATAATTTTTTAATAATTAAAAACATCTCTAACAGTTGTTTTTCATGATGTTTTTATGCAGAAAACTTTTCTGAAAGCTGTGTTTTAGCCTTGATTTATAGCAATAATTAAACTAAAAGAGTTTTTGCAAATTATGATTAAGTAATTAAACAATTAAGATAAAATTTTTTGATAAATTCATTCTTCAATTGTCCACTGTATCAGTAAGCTGGCTTAAGCCTATTAACGTTAACTATGCCATAGCATTTATATATCTAATTTAGCTTTGATAATTATCAGCTTCGGCATTAAATCATTTGGAATAGATCGGCTTATTAAAATTTGCCAGAATACCTTGGATTAAATTTCAACCAATCAAAATTTCTAATCTAGAAAACCCTTTAATGATGCATTTTACAAGTCTTATCCCACACTCTCCTGTCGTCTCAAATACCACTGCTTTAAGTGGAATAACTTCCCAACGGCTATTTACCCGTCGGGAAGTTATTCCACCTCGCAATGATATACTCTGGCGCATTGAGCGCGGAGCCGTTCGTACCTTAACTTGGGGTGAAGATGGAACATTCGTCACTCTGGGATACTGGGGGTCTGGGGATCTAATAGGCTATCCCTTTTCTAGAGTCAAGCCTTACCAAATTGAATGTCTGACAAGTGTGG
This region of Nostoc sp. UHCC 0302 genomic DNA includes:
- a CDS encoding PAS domain-containing sensor histidine kinase, which encodes MLLLGFLLGLAVGIGFWVWQQVQLNRYLGRGLHQPLNSHAYKVALPLIPRLRREIFMVKQQRQDLQQSLQTYQDLLDFAPVGYLQVDEENQLLWCNQQAREVLYLQRWQPGQVRLLLELVRSYELDQLIEQTRDWQKPQTKEWLFHPSCDNAAEMPTIKSLTLRASSLPLPNGQVGVFLENRQPLLDINQARDRSFSDLAHELRTPLTSIRLVAETLQNRLEPPLDRWVKRLMQEVDRLISLVQSWLELTQMETNPTIQLQPEAVEVRSLITSVWETLEPLAQKQNLSLNYSGPENLWIKVDKSRIHQVFLNLLDNSIKYSLPQTTIYVQAKILSTKETDKSAPASPVLEINLIDSGVGFSQADLPHVFERFYRGDQARTHSPLKDSNSIRAIVGNGLGLAIVRQIVLAHRGSIKAMNHPETGGAWMQIQLPEAVANSLGQDYS
- the phoU gene encoding phosphate signaling complex protein PhoU; amino-acid sequence: MKAVRFIPHPQRPQLARAIRRLERDVLRMGALVEQSFRLSHQALFSRDLTAAEELPRLDKKIDRFYRQIESDCTAIMTLQAPTAQDLRCLSAFMQLVRDLERIGDYAKDLAKIAIKIFPYPPHASLPEIAVMSHHAQAMLATSLVALADLDEAGGRNIKHLDDTVDDAYDRLYHTLAHQRDVQGVVEPIVLLALAIRCLERMADHATNIGQRVAYIVTGQRS